A stretch of Spodoptera frugiperda isolate SF20-4 chromosome 6, AGI-APGP_CSIRO_Sfru_2.0, whole genome shotgun sequence DNA encodes these proteins:
- the LOC118267813 gene encoding uncharacterized protein LOC118267813 isoform X1: MARMELPVLDKFCFVFDLKTGCMVMGLANTIITFVLTLLLITFAVNIKDISEAQMKRDDVEYAMSSVVYTIVVLLIVLLVVKFLLDLVFVYAVYKEKCSLLKKYCIFWIIFLVLYIIGFLKTLFHMDAGHVISQIIFIAENFYFIVVTRSYLISINEDGVL, translated from the exons ATG GCCAGGATGGAGCTCCCAGTTCTAGACAAGTTTTGCTTCGTGTTCGATCTGAAGACAGGATGCATGGTGATGGGCTTAGCCAATACT ATCATAACCTTCGTGCTGACGCTGCTGCTGATCACGTTCGCGGTGAACATCAAGGACATATCGGAGGCGCAGATGAAGAGGGACGATGTGGAGTACGCCATGTCCTCCGTGGTGTACACCATCGTGGTCCTCCTCATTGTCCTGCTCGTCGTCAAGTTCCTTCTGGACCTGGTCTTCGTATACGCAGTTTATAAA GAAAAATGCAGCCTCCTGAAGAAGTACTGCATCTTCTGGATAATATTCCTGGTCCTGTACATCATTGGCTTCCTGAAGACCCTGTTCCACATGGACGCTGGCCACGTCATCTCGCAGATAATCTTTATAG CTGAAAACTTCTACTTCATCGTGGTGACCAGGAGCTATTTGATATCAATAAACGAAGACGGTGTCCTGTAA
- the LOC118267813 gene encoding uncharacterized protein LOC118267813 isoform X2 — translation MELPVLDKFCFVFDLKTGCMVMGLANTIITFVLTLLLITFAVNIKDISEAQMKRDDVEYAMSSVVYTIVVLLIVLLVVKFLLDLVFVYAVYKEKCSLLKKYCIFWIIFLVLYIIGFLKTLFHMDAGHVISQIIFIAENFYFIVVTRSYLISINEDGVL, via the exons ATGGAGCTCCCAGTTCTAGACAAGTTTTGCTTCGTGTTCGATCTGAAGACAGGATGCATGGTGATGGGCTTAGCCAATACT ATCATAACCTTCGTGCTGACGCTGCTGCTGATCACGTTCGCGGTGAACATCAAGGACATATCGGAGGCGCAGATGAAGAGGGACGATGTGGAGTACGCCATGTCCTCCGTGGTGTACACCATCGTGGTCCTCCTCATTGTCCTGCTCGTCGTCAAGTTCCTTCTGGACCTGGTCTTCGTATACGCAGTTTATAAA GAAAAATGCAGCCTCCTGAAGAAGTACTGCATCTTCTGGATAATATTCCTGGTCCTGTACATCATTGGCTTCCTGAAGACCCTGTTCCACATGGACGCTGGCCACGTCATCTCGCAGATAATCTTTATAG CTGAAAACTTCTACTTCATCGTGGTGACCAGGAGCTATTTGATATCAATAAACGAAGACGGTGTCCTGTAA